The following nucleotide sequence is from Candidatus Planktophila sp..
ATTTGATAGTTGCACTAGCAATGTTAAAAGTTGTACCTATCCCTAATAAAGCGATGATAAGCAACAAGGGAGCTGCCCCTTTATGGCGACGGTATCTGGAAAGGCGCTTCACGATTAAATAACTCCTTTACTTAATGAGGTAGATAGCGGAGAAAAGTGCGATCCACACTACGTCGACGAAGTGCCAGTAATACGAAACTACGATTGCCGTTGTTGCTTGAGCGCTGGTAAAACGTCGTGCTTTTGATACTCGAACAATCACGATTAAAAATGCAATTAATCCACCCGTTACGTGTAGACCATGAAAACCTGTAGCAACGAAAAATACTGATCCGTATGCCGTAGATGAAAGTGTTAATCCTTCGTGAACCAATGCGGCATATTCATAAATCTGACCGGCAACGAAAAAAGCGCCCATTAAAAATGTCAATGCGAACCATTCGCGCATTCCCCATTTATTGATTTGATAAATCTTTCCAGTTTTATGATTTTGAAATCGCTCGGCGGCAAAGACGCCAAATTGGCAGGTAACTGAAGACAGAACTAAGACCGTTGTATTAATGGCAGCAAATGGAATATTCAGAAGATGTGTTGATTCGCTCCAAATTGTTGGACCCTGGACTCCACGAGTCGTGAAGTAGATTGCAAATAAAGCGGCAAAGAACATTAACTCACTTGAGAGCCAGACGATAGTTCCAACTGCTACAGCGTTGGGGCGTGAAATTTTGTGATGGGCCATTACGGCTGCGCTAGACATGGGGCGATTATTGCCTAAAACACGCGCTCTGTCCTGCATAAAAGGCCCATCTGAGAAGAGTCTGCCCGCAGTGGCTCATGAAACAGGTCACTACTACACAGTGCGGTTTGGGCTTTTGCCAGACCTATATCTGGAGTTAGAATCGTGGCCATGAGCCAGAAGATTCAAAAGAGCCAGATTGTTCTTTACTCCAATGACTCCTCGGTTCGCCAAACTATCATCGCAGCGTTGGGACGAACAGTGGCCGCTGACTTACCTGAGCATGTAATTCATGAGTTTGCCACGGGTCCGGCGCTTCGCGCATTTGTAGATTCAAAAGCCCACATTGATCTTTTCATTCTCGATGGAGAATCAACGCCTGAGGGTGGAATGGGAATCGCACGGCAACTAAAAGATGAGGTTTTCAACTGCCCTCCTGTTTTACTTATAATTGGACGTGTTCAAGATTCATGGTTGGCGGCCTGGTCCTTAGCCGAAGCCTCGGTGGTACATCCAATCGATCCATTCACTCTCGCGCAAAGTGCGGCGAAATTGCTGCGTACACGTTTATCCATTGTTGCCTAGTTTGTACTGATTAATTTATCCACCAATAAAGGGTTACATCTGCTTGGATTACGCTCATGCGCGAACACTCTTGGGGTAAAAATCTGATTACCCTTGTCTCTGGTTTAGATCTTGAGATAGACGATGTTGCTTGGTGCATGCAAGAGATATTAGAAGGCCGTGCCGAAACCGAACAGATAAAAGATTTTCTTCTAGCATTGAAAGCTAAAGGAGAAACGGCAGATGAGGTCGGCGCACTCGTTGCTCAGATGTACCAGCATTGTGCCCCGATTACGATTTCAGAGCGCGCAGTCGATACTGTTGGAACTGGCGGAGATGGCGCCCACACAATAAATATCTCTACTACCGCGGCAATCATCGCTGCTGCTGCAGGTGCGAAAGTAATCAAACACGGCAACCGCGCCGCATCATCAAAATCTGGGGCAGGGGATTTACTTGAAGCTTTAGGCGTTTCAATTACTTTAGATGGGGCCGGTGTTGAAAAAACTTTTGCCTCTCTCGGTATTGGATTTTGCTTTGCGCCGGTTTTTCACCCTGCAATGCGCTTTGCCGCCCTTGCACGAAAAGAGTTAGGCGTGCCCACCGTATTCAATATTTTAGGACCTCTTGCTAACCCAGCTAAACCACAAGCCGCAGCGATAGGTGTTGCAAATGATCGAATGCATTTAGTGATGGCGCAAGTTCTCGGCGATCGCGGAGTCGATGGCTTTGTCTTTCGCGGAGACGATGGTTTAGATGAGATTACATTGGCAACTACAACATCTGTATTAACTATTGGAAGCGGTGAAATCTCGAGTGATTTAATCGATCCGCTAGATTTTTCAATTGCGCGTGCGCCA
It contains:
- a CDS encoding heme-copper oxidase subunit III; the protein is MSSAAVMAHHKISRPNAVAVGTIVWLSSELMFFAALFAIYFTTRGVQGPTIWSESTHLLNIPFAAINTTVLVLSSVTCQFGVFAAERFQNHKTGKIYQINKWGMREWFALTFLMGAFFVAGQIYEYAALVHEGLTLSSTAYGSVFFVATGFHGLHVTGGLIAFLIVIVRVSKARRFTSAQATTAIVVSYYWHFVDVVWIALFSAIYLIK
- the trpD gene encoding anthranilate phosphoribosyltransferase, producing MREHSWGKNLITLVSGLDLEIDDVAWCMQEILEGRAETEQIKDFLLALKAKGETADEVGALVAQMYQHCAPITISERAVDTVGTGGDGAHTINISTTAAIIAAAAGAKVIKHGNRAASSKSGAGDLLEALGVSITLDGAGVEKTFASLGIGFCFAPVFHPAMRFAALARKELGVPTVFNILGPLANPAKPQAAAIGVANDRMHLVMAQVLGDRGVDGFVFRGDDGLDEITLATTTSVLTIGSGEISSDLIDPLDFSIARAPISALVGGDAAENARITNAIFAGESGAPRDAVVLNAAAAIAAYDGEFELSLHDRIAKGVEQAISAVDSGAARELLAKWVELSQELSIRKVN